The proteins below are encoded in one region of Paenarthrobacter ilicis:
- a CDS encoding FAD-binding domain-containing protein — translation MKPSIVWFRDDLRVADNPALRAAVDDGAAVALYVLDEESPGIRPHGGASRWWLHHSLTALREDLEGLGIPLILRRGPAAEVVQKTASTVGAGALFWNRRYGGAERTVDAGIKQWANDSGLHVSSFQASLLHEPWEVTTKTGGQYKVFTPFWRTISAQDFREPLAVPEAGHGYSGTLPAYDQLDSWHLLPTRPDWAGGLADMWIPGSAGGHKRLEEFVGNGLSSYSEGRNRPDTDGSSCLSPYLRWGELSPFEVWHALKNRRSESASIFASELGWREFCWHQYFHNPTLATANLRSEFDRFPWAWPGSNGDHGKHPGHESAPEEFQAWKKGLTGFPMVDAGQRQLWKTGWMHNRVRMVAASFLVKNLGIHWQLGEQWFWDTLVDADPASNPANWQWVAGSGADASPFFRIFNPESQRTKFDPQGKYIAHWIPEFGTPDYPEGIVDLKTTRAEALEAYKGMREVH, via the coding sequence GTGAAGCCATCCATCGTTTGGTTCCGCGACGACCTCAGGGTCGCCGACAATCCAGCGCTGCGGGCTGCCGTCGACGACGGCGCAGCCGTAGCCCTGTACGTCCTGGACGAGGAATCGCCGGGCATCCGCCCCCACGGCGGTGCTTCACGCTGGTGGCTGCATCATTCGCTGACCGCGCTCCGCGAGGATCTTGAGGGGCTGGGTATCCCTTTGATACTCCGCCGCGGCCCTGCGGCGGAGGTCGTGCAGAAGACCGCCTCCACGGTGGGCGCCGGCGCGCTGTTCTGGAACCGGCGGTACGGCGGGGCTGAGCGGACGGTCGACGCCGGTATCAAGCAGTGGGCTAACGATTCAGGCCTGCACGTCTCAAGTTTCCAGGCGTCGCTGCTTCATGAGCCGTGGGAGGTCACCACCAAAACCGGTGGCCAGTACAAGGTCTTCACTCCGTTCTGGCGGACCATCTCGGCCCAGGATTTCCGGGAACCCCTGGCAGTCCCGGAGGCTGGCCACGGATACTCCGGCACCCTGCCTGCCTATGACCAACTGGACTCCTGGCATCTCCTGCCCACCCGGCCCGACTGGGCCGGTGGCCTGGCGGACATGTGGATTCCCGGCTCTGCGGGTGGCCACAAGCGCCTTGAGGAGTTCGTGGGCAATGGCCTCTCCAGCTACAGCGAGGGCCGCAACCGCCCTGACACGGACGGGAGCAGTTGCCTTTCGCCGTATTTGCGGTGGGGCGAGCTCAGCCCCTTCGAGGTGTGGCACGCCCTGAAGAACCGGCGCTCGGAGAGTGCCTCGATTTTCGCTTCGGAGCTGGGCTGGCGCGAGTTCTGCTGGCATCAGTATTTCCACAACCCCACCCTGGCCACCGCCAACCTTCGGTCCGAGTTCGATCGCTTCCCTTGGGCTTGGCCGGGCAGCAACGGGGACCACGGAAAGCACCCCGGCCACGAGTCGGCCCCGGAGGAATTCCAGGCGTGGAAGAAGGGCCTCACAGGATTCCCCATGGTGGACGCCGGCCAACGGCAGCTCTGGAAGACCGGCTGGATGCACAACCGTGTCAGGATGGTTGCTGCGAGCTTCCTGGTGAAGAACCTGGGCATCCACTGGCAGCTGGGCGAGCAATGGTTCTGGGACACGCTGGTGGATGCCGACCCTGCGTCCAACCCGGCCAACTGGCAGTGGGTCGCCGGTTCGGGAGCTGACGCCTCGCCGTTCTTCAGGATCTTCAACCCTGAGTCGCAGCGGACCAAGTTTGATCCGCAGGGCAAGTACATTGCGCATTGGATTCCGGAGTTCGGCACGCCCGATTACCCGGAAGGCATTGTGGACCTGAAGACCACCCGCGCCGAGGCGCTGGAGGCGTACAAGGGTATGCGGGAAGTCCACTAG
- a CDS encoding CoA-acylating methylmalonate-semialdehyde dehydrogenase, with product MVRELSHYVGGQRIDGTSGRFSDVYDPCTGQVQARLPLASADEVRDAVANAGKGQLEWAAMNPQRRGRILLKFVDLVNQNMDELATLLSSEHGKTFADAKGDIQRGIEVVEFSAGAPHLLKGEFSDNAGQGIDVHSLRQPLGVVAGITPFNFPAMIPLWKSGPALAAGNAFILKPSERDPSVPLRLAELYSQAGVPDGVFNVINGDKEAVDALLEDPRVKAIGFVGSTPIAQYIYATAAAHGKRAQCFGGAKNHMVIMPDADLDMAADALMGAGYGSAGERCMAISVAVPVGQETADALVAKLTERIKDLKVGHSLDKDSDFGPVVAASAKERIEGYIQSGVEEGATLVTDGRGLTVDGYDGGFWVGPTLFDNVTKDMKIYKEEIFGPVLSVLRAADYDEALRLCSEHEFGNGVAIFTRDGDSARDFASRVEVGMVGINVPIPVPIAYYTFGGWKASGFGDLNQHGADAFRFYTKTKTVTSRWPSGIRQGASFVMPAGS from the coding sequence ATGGTGCGTGAGCTTTCCCATTACGTGGGCGGCCAGAGGATCGACGGCACGTCCGGGCGGTTCAGTGACGTCTACGATCCCTGCACTGGCCAGGTCCAGGCGCGGCTTCCCCTGGCCAGCGCGGACGAGGTTCGCGACGCGGTCGCAAATGCCGGGAAGGGCCAGCTCGAGTGGGCAGCCATGAACCCGCAACGCCGGGGGCGCATCCTGCTCAAGTTCGTGGACCTGGTCAACCAGAACATGGACGAGCTCGCCACGCTCCTGTCCTCCGAGCACGGCAAGACCTTCGCCGACGCCAAAGGCGATATCCAGCGGGGGATTGAAGTGGTGGAGTTCTCCGCCGGTGCTCCGCATTTGCTCAAGGGCGAATTCTCGGACAACGCGGGCCAAGGGATCGATGTCCACTCCCTGCGCCAGCCGCTGGGCGTGGTCGCAGGCATCACCCCTTTCAACTTCCCGGCCATGATCCCGCTCTGGAAATCGGGACCCGCACTCGCGGCGGGCAACGCGTTCATCCTCAAGCCCTCCGAGCGTGATCCCTCCGTTCCGCTGCGCCTGGCGGAGCTCTACAGCCAGGCCGGCGTTCCGGACGGCGTGTTCAACGTGATCAACGGGGACAAGGAAGCCGTAGACGCGCTGCTGGAAGATCCGCGGGTCAAGGCCATTGGCTTTGTGGGGTCCACGCCGATCGCCCAGTACATCTACGCCACCGCCGCAGCGCACGGCAAACGCGCGCAGTGTTTTGGCGGGGCCAAGAACCACATGGTGATCATGCCCGACGCCGATCTGGACATGGCTGCCGACGCCCTGATGGGTGCGGGGTACGGTTCCGCCGGCGAACGCTGCATGGCGATCTCGGTGGCCGTTCCGGTGGGCCAGGAAACCGCAGACGCGCTGGTGGCCAAGCTGACCGAGCGCATCAAGGACCTCAAGGTGGGACACAGCCTGGATAAGGACTCGGACTTCGGTCCTGTGGTGGCCGCTTCTGCCAAGGAGAGGATCGAGGGCTACATCCAGTCCGGCGTGGAAGAAGGCGCAACCCTGGTCACCGATGGCCGTGGACTCACCGTGGACGGCTACGACGGCGGATTCTGGGTTGGTCCCACGCTGTTCGACAACGTCACCAAGGACATGAAGATCTACAAGGAAGAGATCTTCGGCCCGGTCCTCAGCGTGCTGCGCGCGGCTGACTACGACGAAGCGCTCAGGCTCTGCAGCGAGCATGAGTTCGGCAACGGCGTCGCCATCTTCACCCGCGACGGCGACTCCGCCCGCGACTTCGCCAGCCGCGTGGAAGTCGGGATGGTGGGAATCAACGTTCCCATTCCCGTGCCGATCGCCTACTACACGTTCGGCGGTTGGAAGGCCTCCGGCTTCGGTGACCTGAACCAGCACGGCGCCGACGCCTTCCGCTTCTACACCAAGACCAAGACCGTGACGTCCCGGTGGCCTTCCGGCATTCGCCAGGGCGCAAGCTTCGTGATGCCGGCAGGCAGCTAA